From Bacillus pumilus, one genomic window encodes:
- the tuaE gene encoding teichuronic acid biosynthesis protein TuaE, translated as MSVKQTAWQIMIGCILFAAGIGLVQMATAQPVGLKKMVAVPVILLILSAALVLMKLYMNGEQIFMSAIYLLIALTFLNNAFFSISAGFFSLFLYRIMLIAVFALFIWRMRDKGTYISQWQQIRVKGILGFFAAWFLYGLISLLWGHSVTDGLKYMSLLAMGMGFVFLVVMFIQRMDQVVTFYSIWLVMTVFVMGIGFYNHFTLNHLPNTSLYLGPAYKQHYPTSVFFNQNDFATFLSISFFLYLACMRQMKNGYIKAFGLLGAIAALYLILLTESRASLLGIFAGVALYVWLLLPRFLKKWSIIAAGGLVVICIAVFSAKIYSVFYDLFLASQVAHSFSEPLPSNIARANLIKNAWHFFTNSYGFGVGAGNVSYYLAHFSIFDTDQVVEVHNWLLELMTNFGLAVMLGYISVYAYLMFTLYKQYQWADTRSAKMIIEGLFAAMLSFLVSSISPSSVSNLYFHWVFLGLVIAAVNMLKNKQRLKLW; from the coding sequence ATGAGTGTGAAACAAACAGCATGGCAAATCATGATTGGATGTATTTTGTTTGCAGCAGGGATCGGGCTTGTACAAATGGCAACCGCCCAGCCCGTCGGGTTAAAGAAGATGGTGGCTGTTCCGGTTATACTTTTGATCCTGTCGGCTGCTCTCGTGTTGATGAAGCTATACATGAATGGTGAGCAAATCTTCATGTCAGCCATCTATCTTTTGATTGCATTGACTTTTCTCAACAACGCTTTCTTTTCTATTAGTGCCGGATTCTTTAGTCTTTTTCTCTACCGTATTATGCTTATCGCCGTCTTTGCTTTATTCATATGGCGGATGAGAGATAAGGGGACGTACATATCGCAGTGGCAGCAGATTCGTGTCAAAGGAATTCTTGGTTTTTTCGCTGCATGGTTTCTTTACGGGCTCATCTCACTGCTTTGGGGTCATTCGGTCACAGACGGCCTGAAATATATGTCCCTGCTTGCAATGGGGATGGGGTTTGTCTTTCTTGTCGTCATGTTCATTCAGCGAATGGATCAAGTGGTGACCTTTTATAGCATTTGGCTGGTCATGACTGTGTTTGTGATGGGGATTGGGTTCTATAATCACTTTACATTGAACCATTTACCGAATACCTCATTGTATCTAGGACCAGCGTATAAACAGCACTATCCTACATCTGTCTTTTTTAATCAAAATGACTTTGCGACGTTTTTATCGATTAGTTTCTTTTTATATCTAGCGTGCATGCGTCAAATGAAAAACGGTTATATCAAAGCGTTTGGATTATTAGGGGCAATCGCCGCACTGTATCTTATATTGTTAACCGAATCCCGAGCCAGTCTGCTTGGCATATTTGCAGGAGTGGCGCTCTATGTGTGGCTGCTGCTGCCGCGATTTCTCAAAAAGTGGTCAATCATTGCAGCAGGCGGACTTGTTGTTATCTGTATCGCTGTCTTTTCAGCCAAGATTTATTCGGTCTTTTATGACTTGTTTCTCGCTTCTCAGGTCGCGCATTCTTTTAGTGAACCACTCCCGTCTAACATCGCGAGAGCGAATTTGATCAAAAATGCTTGGCACTTCTTTACGAATTCATACGGATTCGGGGTTGGAGCGGGGAATGTGTCTTACTACTTAGCTCACTTTTCGATCTTTGATACAGACCAGGTCGTAGAAGTGCACAATTGGCTGCTGGAATTGATGACGAACTTTGGGTTAGCGGTCATGCTGGGCTATATCTCAGTATACGCCTATCTCATGTTCACACTGTACAAACAATACCAATGGGCTGACACAAGATCTGCAAAAATGATCATTGAAGGGTTGTTTGCAGCCATGCTGAGCTTTCTCGTTTCAAGTATCAGTCCTAGCTCCGTCTCGAATTTATATTTCCACTGGGTATTTTTAGGACTGGTGATCGCAGCGGTGAATATGTTGAAAAACAAACAACGACTCAAGCTGTGGTAA
- a CDS encoding NAD-dependent epimerase/dehydratase family protein: protein MKKVLVTGGSGFIGSHTVEALLEKGYEPIVLDNFSTGSRENIAHLSVQCIEADVTKSETVDLIKQMRPDYIIHLAAQVSVAVSVQNFVYDEEVNIKGSLHVIKAASEAGVKKVVFASSAAVYGDPVYLPVDTAHRLKPGSPYGLSKLTVERYLEMAKSLYDVDYCILRYSNVYGPRQDALGEGGVVSIFSDKFAKDEAPFIFGDGEQTRDFIYVGDLAAANVAALTAQSNVCLNISCGDSITVNELFQTMKRVTRSHLEPIYKPQRAGDIVHSTLANEETKQVLAWEPVVSLQEGLARTISYYEQEVKA, encoded by the coding sequence ATGAAGAAAGTATTGGTTACTGGGGGAAGCGGATTTATTGGATCACACACGGTAGAGGCTTTACTAGAAAAAGGCTACGAGCCCATCGTTCTTGATAACTTTTCAACTGGATCTCGGGAAAATATTGCCCATCTTTCCGTTCAATGCATTGAGGCAGATGTCACAAAATCAGAAACGGTTGATTTGATCAAACAAATGAGACCGGATTATATCATTCACCTTGCAGCACAGGTGAGTGTAGCCGTTTCCGTTCAGAATTTCGTTTATGACGAAGAAGTGAATATTAAAGGATCTCTGCATGTAATCAAAGCGGCTTCAGAGGCTGGTGTCAAGAAAGTGGTATTTGCCTCATCAGCAGCTGTCTATGGAGATCCAGTGTATCTGCCAGTAGACACCGCTCACCGGCTAAAGCCTGGTTCGCCTTATGGGTTATCGAAACTCACAGTAGAGCGATACTTAGAAATGGCAAAATCACTGTATGATGTGGACTATTGTATTCTTCGGTACAGCAATGTTTATGGTCCGCGACAAGACGCACTTGGCGAAGGCGGAGTTGTCTCTATTTTCTCTGATAAGTTTGCAAAAGATGAGGCTCCTTTCATTTTCGGAGACGGGGAACAAACAAGAGATTTCATTTATGTAGGTGATCTAGCAGCAGCGAATGTTGCGGCTTTAACAGCTCAATCAAACGTTTGTTTAAATATTTCATGTGGTGATTCGATCACTGTGAATGAGCTGTTTCAAACGATGAAGCGGGTGACGAGATCGCATCTTGAACCAATTTACAAGCCGCAGCGTGCAGGAGATATTGTGCATAGTACATTGGCAAATGAGGAAACGAAACAAGTCTTAGCATGGGAGCCTGTTGTGAGTTTACAGGAAGGTTTGGCTCGTACCATTTCCTACTATGAACAGGAAGTCAAGGCTTAA